Within the Elusimicrobiota bacterium genome, the region TAGGCACCGCTGGCTCGCTTCAAAAAGAGGTTGGACTTGGCGATGTCGTCATTTCAACTGCGGCAGTACGGGAAGAAGGTACTACCCGCCAGTATGTTCCACTTTCGTATCCTGCGGTTGCTAATTTTGATGTCACTGCTGCACTTATTGAAGCATCAAAAAAATTAAAAATAAAAGCACATCCTGGAATTACACACTGTAAAGATGCATTTTATACAGAAAATGCGAAAGACTTACCGCTGTCCGACCACAATGAAAAAATGTGGACTGCATGGTATCGTTCAAATGTGATTGCGACATCAATGGAGTCCGCCGCGCTTTTTGTCGTATCTTCTATAAAAAAGGTTTATGCAGGCGAAGTGCTTGCGATTATTGGGTTAACATATTCCGACGAGCCGATAGTCAAAAAAGTTGGTATTGAAGAAGCAATCAAAATTGCAATTGAGGCGGTAAAAATTTTAGAAGAAAAAAGAAAATAAAAAAATTCGGATAAAGCAAAAAGCCCCCAATTTTCATATCGGAGGGCTTTTTTTATACGGAAACTTTCGGTTCATTCTATCTCAATTTCTTTTATTTTCACTTTTGCCTGTCTGGTTTTTGGCAGTGTTATATTAAGAATGCCGTCTTTGTATTTTGCTTTTATGTTTTTTTCGTCAACAGCCGCTGGTAGCGATATTGAGCGGTAGAAATTGCCGTATCTTCTTTCCGAGTAGTAATATCCCTTTTCTTTTTTTTCTTCTTCTTTTTTGCTTTCACCCGTCAGTGTCAGATTACCCTGTTCAAATTTAACTTTTATATCTTTTTTCTCAATACCTGGAACTTCAACCTTTACTACGACAGCATCCTTTTTCTCGTCAATCTCTATCTTGGGCGTAAACCCGAAATCTTTTGTAGTATCAAGCCCTTTCTGCGATAAACTCTTACCAAAAAATCTGTCAAACGCATCACGAATATCCAAAAGTTCCCTGAATGGTTCAAATTTTATGATGTCAGTCATATTCATCACCGCCTGCTTGTTTTGATGCATTTTTCTTATTCGCGTTTCTCCTTTTTGTGGAGTATCTTCTATTGTTCGTATAATATTATAATGTAAATTTTTAGGAACTTCATGGAGTCCAATCTGATGGCATAAATCTACTGTTTTCTTAAAAGTGTTGAAATAACAGCGGCAGAAATCATCTTCAAGTTCCCGTTCAAAATCATCAAGCAAATCAGTATCTAATTCATCGTCTATAAAATCGGATAATAATTGGAAAAATTTTTCGTGTTCCATTAATGTTCTCTAAAATATCTTGAAAGTTTATCTCTTAAAAACAAGCGTGCTCTATGCAGTCGTGATTTTATTGATGGCAACGAAATTTTTAATGTCCTTTGTAGCTCGTCATTAGACATGCCTTCAATATCTCTTAAAATCAGAACTGTTTTGTATTTTTCAGGTAGTAATCCAATCGCTTCGTTAAGTCGGTTTTTTAGCTCTATATTTTCTAATGTTGCCAGTGGGTTTTTTGACCAATCGTCTGCAAATTCTCGCTTCGCTGTACCTTTTGGTGTAGTAATTGGAGTATCCATAGAGACGGTATGTATCACCTTTTTTTTCCGTTTTTTCATCAAAACCAGATTCAACGCAATCCTGTAAAGCCAGGTTGAAAATTCCGAAGTTCCTTTGAAACCTTTTAACTTTTTCCATGCAGTTAGAAATGTTTCCTGCAAAAAATCATCTGCCGATGACCTGTTGCCTGTCAGATTCAAAAGCAAATTGTAAATTTTTAGTTCGTGCTTTTTTATTAACTGCTCAAAAGCGCGGGTATCGCCTCTTTTTGATTTCTCAACAAGGATTTTATCGTCTGATTTCATTTATTTAGATGCAGTAATTTTCAGGCGGGTGCGTAGATAAAACAGGTTTTTCAGTCTTCTTCCAGTTTTTCAGGAACTATTATGTTTTCGTTTTTATTCAATAATTCTTCTGAAATAGGTCGTTCAAATTTTGATTGTATCATCTCCTGTAAGTATCTTTTTACTGTTGTATCCCAGTATTTTTTGGTTACATAATAAACCTTTGCGCCACCAAGTTCATGCTGAACATCCGGCCATGGATATGACGGCTGTGCCATCCCGATACCCCATCTTTTCAAGCCGTTGTAACTTTCATATGTAGCCCAGAACTCTTTCTGATTGAGCGTCTCAAAACAGTACTCGCATTTTGCATAATACATGATTGCGCCTGCTCGTAAGCCCCGTCTGAAAGCCATAGAATGAAGCGAGATATTTATATCCTCGTTCATAATCCGACCATTACAGAAACCGACAAGATGTCCATCAATAAGTCCAACAAGTTGATACGGGTCTTTTAAACGGTTTCTTACCCAGCCAAGAATTTCAGCATAAACCCGCGCACCAACAATATCATAAAAATCATGGTCAACCTCTATAATCTTTTTCAGATAATTTAACAGCAATGGTGATTCCTCTTTTTTCAGCGGTCTGATTAACATCGTCTCACCTGTTTTCACTTTTATTGCAGCAGGTTCAAACGACGGAATGACCATCGGATCCGGCGATAAGAGTGGTTCCAATTCCTCTACCTTAAAAACTATCTGTTCCTGCGATACCTTTTCAGGCGGTAACTTCTTCATAACAAAAATCCTCCTGTATAAAATTTTTGTTATTTTACAAATATTTTATTGATTTGTCAAGTATTTTTTTGTATAATAAATACAAATTAAATAAGAGGTATTGATGGGAATTTTAACCAGAGATGAAATTCTAAAAGAGATTCAAAATGGTAACATTGAGATTGAACCGTTTTCAGAAAAGCAGGTTGGTCCCGCATCAATTGATTTATATCTTGGCGATGAAATCAGAGTTTTTAAGAAAATAAGAAATATCTATCATGTAACCGAAAATAGCGATTATGAAAAAATTACACGGCTTGTAAAAGTAAAAAAGTGTTTTGTAATCAGACCTGGTGAAGTTGTTCACGGGATAACAAGAGAAAAGATAAAACTTGGTGAGAATCTGTGTGCGTGGCTTGAAGGCAGGTCGCGTTATGCACGGCTCGGGCTTATGGTTCATGTAACTGCCGGGCTGATTCAACCAGGTATCAATAATAAACAGGTTTTAGAAATTTCAAACATGGGTTCTATTCCACTTGCGATTTATCCGGGGACAAAAATCTGCCAGTTAGTCATACAGGAAACAACCGGTAAAGCAAAATACCAGGGCAGGTTCAAAAACCAAATCCATCCGTAAAAAAATTAGAGCATTTGTTATAGTTTTCAGACGATAAAACTTGTTTACTTCAACCCGTTTAGTTTTTTGACCACATCTACGATTTCATACATATCTTTCAAATCGTAATCAGCACCCGTCAGCGGTGCATCAGGATGCTCACCCCATCTCGCAAAAACAGTAACCAGTCCGACGGCTTTTGCGCCCGGAATATCCCGTTCAGGCCAGTCACCACAATACATTACTTCATTCGGCTGCATCTGTAATTTTTCAAGCGCGTATAAAAACGGTTTTGTTGACGGTTTTCTTTCCCCTGTATCGTCAAACGAAACTATCAAATCAAGCCACGGAGTAAGATGCAATCGTGCAAGCCGATTATATGCCTGCTCACCAGGCGCATCAGAAATCACGCCGAGTTTCAAACCGAGTCGCAAAAGTTCTTTAAGTGTAATTTCAACATGCGGATATGTATAGGTTGCCATATCACGACCACGCTGATAGCCGATGATTCCAGCAGAAAGAATTTTTTTGTCAACCTTACCGATTTTATTTATAAGTGACTGCTCTATTGCCGACTGACTTTCTATATGTGTTGCCCAGTAGACATTGAAAATTTCATCGTATATTTCCTGCAAAGGAATATCCAACCCGACATTTATCATATAATTACACGCCATCTCTACCGCAGAGCGTTTCATTCGCATAAAATCAACCAGCGTATTATCCAAATCCGTCAGAAATGCTTTAATCATAACATATATTTTACATAAAATTCATTGACAATTCAAGTTAATTTTAGTAAAATAAAATTTATGAATATAGTTTTAACTGGTTTTATGGCGACGGGAAAAAGTACAGTGGGGCATGCAATCGCCAAGGTACTTAAAATGGAATTTGTTGATACAGACGATTTGATAGAAGAAAAAGTTGGAATGAAAATCCCGGATATTTTTGCCAAAAAAGGTGAAAAATATTTCAGAAATGTTGAAACAGCAGTTGCAAAAGAAGTCAGCGAATATGACAATTATGTAATTGCGACAGGTGGCGGAATCGTTTTGAGGCAGGAAAATATTGATGCATTGAAAAAAAACGGAAAAATCATCAATCTAAAAACATCAGTAGAAAAGATTTTAGAACGAGTATCAAAGAATTCCGACAGGCCGCTTCTCAATGTTGTGGACAGAAAATTAGAAATTAAAAAACTTTTAGAAATTAGAAAACCTTATTACAAAAAATGTGATTTTTCTGTTGATACAACAAAAACAACTCCAAAAGAAGCTGTTAAAAAAATTATAGCACGAATAAAGGCACACGAATTAAATCACGAATAGTATACAAATAACTGCAATTTTTTATTCGCGATATTTCGTGATAAAATTCGTTTGAAATTTGCGATTTATGAAAATCGTTGAAGTAAAACTTGGTGACAGGACTTATTCCATTCACATAGGCGTCTCTTTAACCCATATTGGTGATGCCTTGAAGGCTAAAAATTTTTTCGGTAAAGTGCTTGTTATCACAAACACTACCGTTGGTAAATTATATGGCGATATGGTGCTTGATAGTTTAACACGGGCAGGTTTTGAGCCGAGTATCACAAAAATCCCAGATGGTGAAAAATACAAAACACTTGAAACGGTTAATGACCTTTATCAGGTTTGTATAGACAACAAACTTGAACGAAATTCTGTGATTGTTGCTTTAGGTGGCGGTGTTGTTGGCGATATTGCAGGTTTTGTTGCTGCAACTTATATGCGAGGGATACCGTTTGTTCAGGTGCCTACAACACTTCTTTCACAGGTAGATTCTTCCGTCGGTGGCAAGGTCGGCGTGAATCATCCAAAATCCAAAAATATGATAGGTGCATTCTATCAGCCGGCACTTGTTTATACTGATATTTCAACATTAAAAACTTTACCGGAAAGAGAGTTCGATGCCGGTCTTGCAGAAGCAATAAAATACGGCATTATCCGTGATAAAAAATACTTTTCTGTGCTTGAACGGGATTTGATGAAAATAAAATCGTTGAATTACGAGCGGGTTGAATATGTTGTATGGCGAAGTTGTCAGATAAAAAAGTGGGTGGTTGAACTGGATGAAAAGGAAGCAGGACTAAGAGCGATATTGAATTTCGGGCATACCATCGGTCATGCTATTGAATCGGCGACGAATTACAAGACATATCTGCACGGTGAAGCGGTTGCAATTGGTATGGTTTGTGCGACAAAGATTGCATTGGAATTAAAATTGTTTGATGAAATGTGGGCGAGAAGAGTTGAACGGATTTTAATACGCACTGGTCTACCAGTAAAACATAGTTTAGAAGTTGAAAAAGTTATTGAGAAATTATCTTTTGATAAAAAAGTGCAAGACGGCAAAGTTCGTTTTGTGTTACCGAATGGCCGTCCCGGAAAAACCATCATAAAAGACGATGTACCGATTGATATAATCAAAAAGGTTCTTACCGAACAGAAATAAAAGATATAACAAATGTTATATACCAATTGGTATATATTACCGTCTAAAAGAGTGTGGGGGGACAACCTGTCGTATGGTAGTTCCAAGAGTCAAGAGTTATCGGACAACCGCAGTAGAGTAATAAATGAATTTGAAGATAAAAAAACTGCAAAAAAAAATCGCAACGGAAAAACTGGACGGGTTTGTTTCGTTTGAGCCATCAAATATTTTTTATCTAACAGGGTTTGATGCTGAGAATTCGTTTGTTTTTGTTACACGAAAAAATGCGACACTTATCGTTCCGGAGCTTATATATCAGTCAGCAAAAAAAAATGCCGGTTGTCCCGTTGAAATTACAAAAGAAGATTTCTTTAACCGATATAAAGACAAAAAAATCGGATTTGAAAATTCACTTTCGTATAAACAAGTTTGCAAACTAAAAAAAGCAAAAATCAAATTAAAAGATTGCTCTGATTTTATTGAAAAGATGCGGGTTGTAAAAGATAAAAGTGAACTCTCAAAAATAAAAACTGCGTGTAAAATTTCTCAAAAAGCAATGAGATTTGCTGAAAAGAAAATTAAAGTAGGATTAACAGAAAAAGGACTGAAAGACAAATTAGAATATTTTTTAAGGCGATTGGGGGCTGAAAAATCCGCATT harbors:
- a CDS encoding nucleoside phosphorylase, encoding MENGKQYHIALGKGDVGRYVLLPGDPGRTPLIAKFFDDANEMAFNREYRTFTGHITGYDGKKIKISTTSTGIGCPSTAIAVEELIKIGADTFIRIGTAGSLQKEVGLGDVVISTAAVREEGTTRQYVPLSYPAVANFDVTAALIEASKKLKIKAHPGITHCKDAFYTENAKDLPLSDHNEKMWTAWYRSNVIATSMESAALFVVSSIKKVYAGEVLAIIGLTYSDEPIVKKVGIEEAIKIAIEAVKILEEKRK
- a CDS encoding Hsp20/alpha crystallin family protein, producing the protein MEHEKFFQLLSDFIDDELDTDLLDDFERELEDDFCRCYFNTFKKTVDLCHQIGLHEVPKNLHYNIIRTIEDTPQKGETRIRKMHQNKQAVMNMTDIIKFEPFRELLDIRDAFDRFFGKSLSQKGLDTTKDFGFTPKIEIDEKKDAVVVKVEVPGIEKKDIKVKFEQGNLTLTGESKKEEEKKEKGYYYSERRYGNFYRSISLPAAVDEKNIKAKYKDGILNITLPKTRQAKVKIKEIEIE
- a CDS encoding sigma-70 family RNA polymerase sigma factor — protein: MKSDDKILVEKSKRGDTRAFEQLIKKHELKIYNLLLNLTGNRSSADDFLQETFLTAWKKLKGFKGTSEFSTWLYRIALNLVLMKKRKKKVIHTVSMDTPITTPKGTAKREFADDWSKNPLATLENIELKNRLNEAIGLLPEKYKTVLILRDIEGMSNDELQRTLKISLPSIKSRLHRARLFLRDKLSRYFREH
- a CDS encoding N-acetyltransferase; the encoded protein is MKKLPPEKVSQEQIVFKVEELEPLLSPDPMVIPSFEPAAIKVKTGETMLIRPLKKEESPLLLNYLKKIIEVDHDFYDIVGARVYAEILGWVRNRLKDPYQLVGLIDGHLVGFCNGRIMNEDINISLHSMAFRRGLRAGAIMYYAKCEYCFETLNQKEFWATYESYNGLKRWGIGMAQPSYPWPDVQHELGGAKVYYVTKKYWDTTVKRYLQEMIQSKFERPISEELLNKNENIIVPEKLEED
- the dcd gene encoding dCTP deaminase codes for the protein MGILTRDEILKEIQNGNIEIEPFSEKQVGPASIDLYLGDEIRVFKKIRNIYHVTENSDYEKITRLVKVKKCFVIRPGEVVHGITREKIKLGENLCAWLEGRSRYARLGLMVHVTAGLIQPGINNKQVLEISNMGSIPLAIYPGTKICQLVIQETTGKAKYQGRFKNQIHP
- a CDS encoding HAD-IA family hydrolase — protein: MIKAFLTDLDNTLVDFMRMKRSAVEMACNYMINVGLDIPLQEIYDEIFNVYWATHIESQSAIEQSLINKIGKVDKKILSAGIIGYQRGRDMATYTYPHVEITLKELLRLGLKLGVISDAPGEQAYNRLARLHLTPWLDLIVSFDDTGERKPSTKPFLYALEKLQMQPNEVMYCGDWPERDIPGAKAVGLVTVFARWGEHPDAPLTGADYDLKDMYEIVDVVKKLNGLK
- a CDS encoding shikimate kinase; protein product: MNIVLTGFMATGKSTVGHAIAKVLKMEFVDTDDLIEEKVGMKIPDIFAKKGEKYFRNVETAVAKEVSEYDNYVIATGGGIVLRQENIDALKKNGKIINLKTSVEKILERVSKNSDRPLLNVVDRKLEIKKLLEIRKPYYKKCDFSVDTTKTTPKEAVKKIIARIKAHELNHE
- the aroB gene encoding 3-dehydroquinate synthase → MKIVEVKLGDRTYSIHIGVSLTHIGDALKAKNFFGKVLVITNTTVGKLYGDMVLDSLTRAGFEPSITKIPDGEKYKTLETVNDLYQVCIDNKLERNSVIVALGGGVVGDIAGFVAATYMRGIPFVQVPTTLLSQVDSSVGGKVGVNHPKSKNMIGAFYQPALVYTDISTLKTLPEREFDAGLAEAIKYGIIRDKKYFSVLERDLMKIKSLNYERVEYVVWRSCQIKKWVVELDEKEAGLRAILNFGHTIGHAIESATNYKTYLHGEAVAIGMVCATKIALELKLFDEMWARRVERILIRTGLPVKHSLEVEKVIEKLSFDKKVQDGKVRFVLPNGRPGKTIIKDDVPIDIIKKVLTEQK
- a CDS encoding Xaa-Pro peptidase family protein; protein product: MNLKIKKLQKKIATEKLDGFVSFEPSNIFYLTGFDAENSFVFVTRKNATLIVPELIYQSAKKNAGCPVEITKEDFFNRYKDKKIGFENSLSYKQVCKLKKAKIKLKDCSDFIEKMRVVKDKSELSKIKTACKISQKAMRFAEKKIKVGLTEKGLKDKLEYFLRRLGAEKSAFDIIVASSKNSANPHHKSTNRKFQKDDVILVDLGCVYDGYNSDLTRMFFLGKINKQQQKVFSIVKEAQQKAIGIIRDGVLCKKVDFTARDFIAKEGYKKFFIHGAGHGVGIDVHEKPVISAKSEAILKAGMVVTVEPGIYIPNKFGIRIENTVLVTKVGCEVLTK